The genomic DNA ACCGATGAGTTGATGCAGGTTATCCCATCTTGAACATTCTTTTTTCTGCGCGTCAATGGTTTTTATACGCTCTTTCTGTTCCTCCCTTTGTTTTTTATCTTCACTCAAGATCTTACTGATTCCTCCAATATCAACCATAATCTGTTTCAGATCGGCGTCACCGGCGCGGATGTTTTCCTTCAGCGTTTCAGCGGATTCTTCCGTCAAATTTTTATTGCGTTCCGCAGCCAGGGCCTCCGATCGGTCCTTCCGACGGGTATCAAGTTCTGTTTTTCCCTTGACCAGGGATCTTTCTTTTTCAACGAGGATTTCCCGTTCTTCTTCACTCAAACGTGACGACAAATATTCCGCCTCGTCCTCGAATCCTGTCCTTTTGATCCGCTCCCACCATCGCTGTTCGGCCTGTGCCAGTTCCGTAGCCCGATGGTCCGTTTTCCCTTGCAAGGAAGCGATTTTCTCTTTCAGAGCGCTGATTTCTTTTTCAATTTTCCCGTAGTCTTCGCGGGCATTTGAAAGGACCTTGCCCGCCTTGTCCACCTCTTCCGCCAGCCTCTTTTCCTCATGGTCGGCGTTCTTTTCGCCGAATAGATCCCGGCGGGAAAAGACCAGAGATGCATACTCCCCTTTCAGACCGTCACGATCCCTGCGTCTTGCCGCCAGGTCTTCTTCCAGGCTGTGCAGCAGGGCCTGATGCTTCTCAATCCCCGCTTTCAGTTCATGGATCTGTTTCTCCTGATGGGTTTTTCCGGCCTCTTTCGCCTGCCAGGTATCTTTGCGCCCGGTCAGGTCTTGCCATAAGGCGTCAAGGCTATCCAGGGAAATTCGGCTGATCCCGAAAGATTCAACATCTGCCAAGGCGGCAGTCTGGGCCTTCTCAGTTTCTTCCGCCAGAAGGGCGCAATCTTTGTTCAGTCGTTCGTGATCACGACCGGCCGTCTCCAGGTTGTATCTGGCCTCCAGTAAGGCCTTTCCTGCTTCGTCAAAGGTCTTCCTTGTTTTTTCCAGGGCCGTCTGCGTCAGCTTTTCCTGGCGACCTTTCTCTTCAATCAGGGCGACAATACCCGTTGTTTCGGCAGTCTTCGCCTGCACGGCGGCAATCTCTTCGCGAATTTTCTCTTCCCGCTCATCTTGGGTAACTTCTATTCTTAGCCTCAATAGGACGTCGGCCCACTGTTTTTCATCAGCCTCCAGCGCCGCCTGTTTTTCCGCCAGTTCTTTTTCGGTATACTGGATTTCCCCTGCCGTCTTCACCCGATCGGCCTCCAACTTGTTCAGATGATGAGACGCCTTTTTGAATTCATCCTTCGTTTTCTGAAGCCCCGCCTCGGCTTCGTTCAGGACCGGTACATTCCCCTCGGCATAGGGGTGCCCGGTAGCGCCACACAGCGGGCAGGGTTGGCCGTCCTCAAGACGTTTCCTTTCTTCCTCGAGGTCGCGGATACGGCTGAGGAGCGACACCTGCGTTTCCCAGGAGATCAACTCTTTTTCCAGAATGGTTTTTTGATCGGTGCAGGATTTGATCTCCTCAATGATCCTGGCGCTGCCGGCCTTTAATGCTTCCCAATTGGTTTTCAGGCTGTTCAGCGCTTCGGATGTCCGGTTTATCCGTTCAAGGGTTTCACTTGTCTTAATCAAAAGACGCTCCCGGTCTTTAAGGGCATCCGCTTCACTGCGCCACCGGCCGATATCGCGTCCCTGGAGGATGGTTGTGATTTCATCCGTCAGGCCCTTGAGATCGTTCTGAATTTTTTCAAACGCCCGGTGGAATTTCTTGTGAGCGGCTTCTCGCTTCGCATAGTCCGTAAGGGCGGTTTCCTTTTTCCCGGCGGTCGCGGAAAGTTTATCCCAAGCCTTTACACGCTTTGCCTCAACCTCCCGAAGCAAAGCAAATCTCCTCTCAATGGCGCCGAGGTTTGTCACCAACGCGGCATCGGCGGCGTGTTTCGTCCGGTATTCATCGATACCTTCAAGGACGGCCTGGGTCTTCTTCAGACCCCCTTCACCCCTTTTA from Deltaproteobacteria bacterium includes the following:
- a CDS encoding chromosome segregation protein SMC, with the translated sequence MRILGVRFKNLNSLVGEWQVDFTHPDYSSEGLFAITGPTGAGKTTIMDAICLGLYGRTPRLDKVTKNSNEIMSRQTGECFAEVTFETQKGRYRCHWSQHRARRRPDCELQQAKHEIADADSETVLESKINQVGEFIEKATGMNFDRFTRSMLLAQGGFAVFLQAPPNERAPILEQITGTEIYSRISMKVHERRTEENNRLEMLQVELKGLQVLSEDEEKGLQTGLIEKQQQETELSGKLKETGKALSWIEGMVALEKELGELEKKQQDFEQRCQAFAPESKKLKKSQKALGLEGDYQGIKALRKLQESEIKELHGTVTLLPEKEKAGGEAFASKQTAETLLDKSRARQMSEGDVIKKVRDLDVRLEEQKKQLAEKDRAIGEIEKQGEAYRSVVKRGEGGLKKTQAVLEGIDEYRTKHAADAALVTNLGAIERRFALLREVEAKRVKAWDKLSATAGKKETALTDYAKREAAHKKFHRAFEKIQNDLKGLTDEITTILQGRDIGRWRSEADALKDRERLLIKTSETLERINRTSEALNSLKTNWEALKAGSARIIEEIKSCTDQKTILEKELISWETQVSLLSRIRDLEEERKRLEDGQPCPLCGATGHPYAEGNVPVLNEAEAGLQKTKDEFKKASHHLNKLEADRVKTAGEIQYTEKELAEKQAALEADEKQWADVLLRLRIEVTQDEREEKIREEIAAVQAKTAETTGIVALIEEKGRQEKLTQTALEKTRKTFDEAGKALLEARYNLETAGRDHERLNKDCALLAEETEKAQTAALADVESFGISRISLDSLDALWQDLTGRKDTWQAKEAGKTHQEKQIHELKAGIEKHQALLHSLEEDLAARRRDRDGLKGEYASLVFSRRDLFGEKNADHEEKRLAEEVDKAGKVLSNAREDYGKIEKEISALKEKIASLQGKTDHRATELAQAEQRWWERIKRTGFEDEAEYLSSRLSEEEREILVEKERSLVKGKTELDTRRKDRSEALAAERNKNLTEESAETLKENIRAGDADLKQIMVDIGGISKILSEDKKQREEQKERIKTIDAQKKECSRWDNLHQLIGSADGKKFRNFAQGLTFEMMTSHANRQLRKMTDRYLLIRDTVQPLELNVIDNYQAGEIRSTKNLSGGESFIVSLALALGLSQMASRNVRVDSLFLDEGFGTLDEDAMETALETLAGLRQDGKLIGVISHVTALKERIGVQIQVTPETGGRSSLSGPGCRRI